Genomic window (Streptosporangiales bacterium):
CACCCGGGTCGCGGAGCCGCTGCCGGTGCTGATCCCGCACCCGGCACTGCATTCGCCGCGCACGCCGTACCCGCTGGCGAAGGACGAGGTGAACCACGTCGGCGAGGCCGTCGCCATGGTGATCGCCCGCGACCGCTACCTCGCCGAGGACGCCTGCGACCGCATCCAGGTCTCGTACGACCCGCTGCCACCCGTCGTGGGTATAGAGAACGCGAGGGCCGCCGACCAACTGGTGCACGCGGACGTGCCGGAGAACACTGCCGGGCACCTGGTGCAGGACAACGGCGACGTCGACGCCGCGCTGGCCGCCGCGCCGCACCTGCTCGACCTGACCCTGGAGGTCGAGCGCAGTGCGTCCACACCGTTGGAGGGCAAGGGAGTCTACGCGCGGTGGGACGTCGCCGACCAGGAGCTGCGCGTGTACACGTCGACGCAGGCGTCCACCTCCGTGCGCGCAGCCGTGGCGGCGAAGCTGAACCTGCCGCTGGCCAAGGTGGAGTGCATCGCGCCGGACGTCGGCGGCGCGTTCGGCGTGAAGATCGTGCACCCGTGGCCGGAGGAGGTGCTCGTGCCGTGGGCCGCGCGCAAGCTCGGCGAGCTCGGCTACCCGGCCGAGGTGAAGTGGGCGGAGGACCGCCATGAGCACTTCGTGTCCAGCGCGCACGAACGCGGCCAGCTGCAGGACATCCAGGTAGGTTTCGACGACGACGGCCGGATCCTCGCCCTGGACGTGCGCATCTGGCACGACAACGGTGCCTACACGCCGTACGGTCTGATCGTGCCGATCGTGACGTCGACACAGCTGCTCGGGCCGTACAAGCCCGCCGCGTACCGGTGCGAGTTCTGGTCGCTCTATACGAACACCGTGCTCGTCACGCCGTACCGCGGTGCCGGCAGGCCGCAGGGCGTGTTCGCCATGGAGCGCACCATGGACGCCATCGCCGTGCAGCTCGGCCTGGACCGTGCCGAGGTGCGGTCGCGCAACTTCATCCAGCCCGACGAGATGCCGTACGACCACGGCCTGACGTTCCAGGACGGGCGTCCGCTGATCTACGACTCCGGCGACTACCCGGCCGGCCTGGCCAAGCTGAAGGAGCTGGTCGGGTGGGACGACTTCGAGAAGTACAGGGAGCAGGCCCGCGCGCAGGGACGCCGGGTCGGCATCGGCCTCGCCTGTTACGTCGAGGGCACCGGCGTCGGGCCGTACGAGGGCGGCCACGTGCAGGTGGAGACCTCGGGCAAGGTGAAGGTCGCCACCGGTCTCACCAGCCAGGGGCAGGGGCACCTCACCTCGTTCGCGCAGATCGCCGCCGACGAGTTGGGCGTGCGGCTCGAGGACGTGGAGGTGACCACGGGCGACACCAGGCGGTTCGCGTACGCCGTCGGCACGTTCGCCTCACGCGCCGCGGTGATGAGCGGGTCGGCCATCGCGCTGGCCGCGCGCAAGGTGCGGGAGAAGGCGCTGCGGATCGCCGGTGAGGCACTGGAGGTCGACCCGGGCGACCTGACGATCGCCGACGGGGTCGTGCAGGTCAAGGGCGATCCGCAGGCGAGCATCCCGCTGGCCAGCGTCGCTGTACTGAGCAACCCGCTGCGGTACGCGTTCGACGAGAACGCAGCGGCAGCAACGCAGTTCGCCTCGACCGACGTCAGCAAGCCACCGGTCGCCGAAGGTGACGCGCCCGGCCTGGAGGGCACGGACTTCTACTCGCCGGCCCGGTCGACGTTCGCGTCCGGCATGCACGCCGCCATCGTGGAGACCGACCCGCAGACGGCGGAGATCAAGATCCTGCGCTACTGCGTGGTGCACGACTGCGGCCGGTTGATCAACCCGAGGATCGTGGAGGGGCAGATCCACGGCGGGGTCGCTCAGGGCATCGCG
Coding sequences:
- a CDS encoding molybdopterin-dependent oxidoreductase → MFGEAVPRLEDPRLLTGAGRFLDDLGHDALAAAFVRSPHAHARITDIDVTEALDADGVVAVYTYDDLVADTATRVAEPLPVLIPHPALHSPRTPYPLAKDEVNHVGEAVAMVIARDRYLAEDACDRIQVSYDPLPPVVGIENARAADQLVHADVPENTAGHLVQDNGDVDAALAAAPHLLDLTLEVERSASTPLEGKGVYARWDVADQELRVYTSTQASTSVRAAVAAKLNLPLAKVECIAPDVGGAFGVKIVHPWPEEVLVPWAARKLGELGYPAEVKWAEDRHEHFVSSAHERGQLQDIQVGFDDDGRILALDVRIWHDNGAYTPYGLIVPIVTSTQLLGPYKPAAYRCEFWSLYTNTVLVTPYRGAGRPQGVFAMERTMDAIAVQLGLDRAEVRSRNFIQPDEMPYDHGLTFQDGRPLIYDSGDYPAGLAKLKELVGWDDFEKYREQARAQGRRVGIGLACYVEGTGVGPYEGGHVQVETSGKVKVATGLTSQGQGHLTSFAQIAADELGVRLEDVEVTTGDTRRFAYAVGTFASRAAVMSGSAIALAARKVREKALRIAGEALEVDPGDLTIADGVVQVKGDPQASIPLASVAVLSNPLRYAFDENAAAATQFASTDVSKPPVAEGDAPGLEGTDFYSPARSTFASGMHAAIVETDPQTAEIKILRYCVVHDCGRLINPRIVEGQIHGGVAQGIAGALYERMEYDENGQLLNASFMDFLMPYASELPATIEIDHLETPSPLNPLGIKGAGEAGVIPSAALFAAAIEDAEGIRITKMPLSPSELFGLRAEAQA